In a single window of the Pocillopora verrucosa isolate sample1 chromosome 4, ASM3666991v2, whole genome shotgun sequence genome:
- the LOC131798804 gene encoding uncharacterized protein isoform X1: protein MADASTTTAITKTCKFFQRKKECKFGNECQFLHPEKPLNLPGVNLTEVKKLHDVPKLLDPSNQEKNSGLQSCRFFKSKRGCAFGNKCRFLHLDLKVSTESEKIEKVSEPDITDQGEEKVTDQHKESSAQRVVCKFFPKEKGCLRGNMCPFAHVTTSIDKTNRKPLARKVSRKAGNLSSNKKPHSGKDTLKPFMAVKQITEQPVESYIARPDNQNEVIKNKVKAQIPLLPNEAFIAEDKGMGVCEQPHDECKRLRSIEIQQLKRRFKDNYSEITENSCYKIKVKPTDPDWIFAASLSKEQVLSEDVIRFVTLKIQQWAVKQEQASIDQGLLKLYFRPFLHWFDRNLESFIVDAGRQVKGSFSSSSTTECEVADNPSQDSLSAPASTPDSGMTLESVPVPEESYGNQSINGDRDHLNRTKSQEPSENMKKTDTEHGDIKQALLCHQIEAKKSIGHEEENCTNRTCDANIGFGIMLESKSLKKTVDMDNKCLTSSMEDINHGQMTNNGTDQDKETRITNEKASAVRRGTEIQFRGLDLEENVSTLIGNRIVFTLECNRCRQRIDQQLHGSGSVCKQCIRCASVFAVTYRPAVIHQFSSILGYLDLDGCVPFDVVLPESELKIGCLNCSKETTVKGLQYGANWSWCRHCHSKLGFRMQSTHFQELQNDATQAASLKKGKDSNTSSKPKRLAQNSGIKEGQPLPGNGTCKHYKKSYRWLRFPCCGKCYPCDLCHEEQESHEMKYATRMVCGFCSKEQPYSQRPCNGCKSSVTKSRSTHWEGGKGCRDKLTMSRNDDQKYSQQGKTTSRKAQKRSETKGKGKGNKAK, encoded by the exons TGAGTGCCAATTCCTACATCCTGAAAAACCATTAAACTTACCAGGAGTTAATTTAACCGAGGTTAAAAAGCTTCATGATGTTCCAAAGCTTCTGGATCCATCCAATCAGGAGAAAAACTCAGGTTTGCAATCCTGTAGGTTCTTTAAGAGTAAGAGAGGATGCGCGTTTGGAAATAAATGCCGCTTTTTACATTTGGATTTAAAGGTATCCACTGAATCCGAGAAAATTGAGAAGGTTTCTGAACCCGATATAACTGATCAGGGTGAAGAGAAGGTTACAGATCAGCATAAAGAGTCCTCAGCACAAAGAGTTGTTTGTAAATTCTTCCCAAAAGAGAAGGGATGCTTAAGAGGCAACATGTGCCCCTTTGCACATGTGACTACTTCTATTGACAAGACCAATAGGAAACCTCTAGCTAGAAAAGTCTCTAGAAAGGCAGGCAATCTGTCAAGTAACAAAAAACCTCATTCGGGAAAGGACACACTTAAACCTTTCATGGCTGTCAAACAGATCACTGAACAGCCAGTAGAGTCATATATTGCGCGGCCAGATAATCAAAATGAAGTTATCAAGAATAAGGTCAAAGCTCAAATCCCATTGTTGCCCAATGAAGCTTTCATTGCTGAAGACAAGGGGATGGGTGTTTGTGAACAACCACATGATGAATGTAAGAGACTGAGATCAATTGAGATACAGCAACTTAAAAGACGATTCAAAGACAATTACTCTGAAATCACAGAGAATAGTTGTTACAAGATCAAAGTTAAACCAACAGATCCAGACTGG ATTTTTGCAGCATCTCTATCCAAGGAACAAGTTCTTTCTGAAGATGTTATCAG GTTTGTAACTCTAAAAATTCAACAATGGGCTGTGAAGCAAGAGCAAGCGAGTATTGATCAAGGACTTTTAAAGCTATACTTTAGACCATTTCTGCACTGGTTTGACAGGAACCTGGAATCTTTCATTGTGGATGCAGGAAGACAG GTGAAAGGAAGCTTTTCTTCAAGCAGCACAACTGAGTGTGAAGTAGCTGACAATCCTTCTCAAGACAGTCTATCAGCACCTGCATCAACACCAGACTCAGGGATGACATTGGAAAGTGTTCCTGTGCCTGAAGAAAGCTATGGCAATCAGTCAATTAATGGAGATAGAGATCACTTGAACAGAACTAAAAGTCAAGAACCCTctgaaaatatgaagaaaactgATACAGAGCATGGTGATATAAAGCAGGCCTTATTGTGTCACCAAATTGAAGCTAAAAAGTCCATTGGACATGAAGAAGAAAATTGTACTAATAGAACTTGTGACGCTAACATTGGATTTGGAATAATGCTGGAAAGCAAAAGCTTGAAGAAAACTGTTGACATGGACAATAAATGTCTAACTTCAAGCATGGAAGATATTAACCATGGACAAATGACAAACAATGGAACTGATCAAGACAAAGAGACAAGAATTACCAACGAAAAGGCCTCTGCTGTCAGGAGAGGAACAGAAATTCAGTTTAGAGGACTTGATCTAGAAGAGAATGTGAGCACCCTGATTGGAAATAGAATAGTTTTCACTTTAGAATGCAACAGGTGCAGGCAGAGGATTGACCAACAGTTGCATGGATCAGG ATCTGTTTGTAAGCAATGTATCAGATGTGCTTCAGTCTTTGCTGTCACCTACAGACCAGCTGTTATTCATCAGTTTTCTTCGATTTTAGGATATTTAGACTTGGATGG CTGTGTTCCATTTGATGTGGTTCTACCAGAGAGTGAATTGAAGATAGGTTGTTTAAACTGTTCTAAAGAAACAACAGTGAAG GGACTGCAGTATGGAGCCAACTGGAGCTGGTGTAGGCATTGCCATTCAAAGCTTGGATTCCGCATGCAGTCAACTCACTTTCAAGAATTACAGAATGATGCAACCCAAGCAG CCTCCCTTAAAAAAGGTAAAGATTCAAATACTTCCTCCAAGCCTAAAAGGCTAGCTCAGAACTCAGGAATCAAGGAGGGTCAGCCATTACCTGGTAATGGAACGTGTAAACACTACAAGAAAAGTTACAGGTGGCTCAG GTTTCCTTGTTGTGGAAAATGTTATCCATGTGACTTATGTCATGAAGAACAAGAAAGTCACGAAATGAAATATGCCACGCGGATGGTTTGTGGCTTTTGCTCCAAAGAACAA CCATACTCCCAGCGTCCTTGTAATGGCTGTAAATCGTCCGTGACCAAGTCACGTTCTACCCATTGGGAAGGGGGCAAAGGATGTCGTGACAAGCTCACTATGAGTAG aaacGATGACCAAAAATACAGTCAGCAGGGGAAAACAACGTCACGAAAGGCGCAGAAGCGGTCCGAAacgaaaggaaaaggaaagggAAACAAGGCGAAGTGA
- the LOC131798804 gene encoding uncharacterized protein isoform X2: protein MADASTTTAITKTCKFFQRKKECKFGNECQFLHPEKPLNLPGVNLTEVKKLHDVPKLLDPSNQEKNSGLQSCRFFKSKRGCAFGNKCRFLHLDLKVSTESEKIEKVSEPDITDQGEEKVTDQHKESSAQRVVCKFFPKEKGCLRGNMCPFAHVTTSIDKTNRKPLARKVSRKAGNLSSNKKPHSGKDTLKPFMAVKQITEQPVESYIARPDNQNEVIKNKVKAQIPLLPNEAFIAEDKGMGVCEQPHDECKRLRSIEIQQLKRRFKDNYSEITENSCYKIKVKPTDPDWIFAASLSKEQVLSEDVIRFVTLKIQQWAVKQEQASIDQGLLKLYFRPFLHWFDRNLESFIVDAGRQVKGSFSSSSTTECEVADNPSQDSLSAPASTPDSGMTLESVPVPEESYGNQSINGDRDHLNRTKSQEPSENMKKTDTEHGDIKQALLCHQIEAKKSIGHEEENCTNRTCDANIGFGIMLESKSLKKTVDMDNKCLTSSMEDINHGQMTNNGTDQDKETRITNEKASAVRRGTEIQFRGLDLEENVSTLIGNRIVFTLECNRCRQRIDQQLHGSGSVCKQCIRCASVFAVTYRPAVIHQFSSILGYLDLDGCVPFDVVLPESELKIGCLNCSKETTVKGLQYGANWSWCRHCHSKLGFRMQSTHFQELQNDATQAASLKKGKDSNTSSKPKRLAQNSGIKEGQPLPGNGTCKHYKKSYRWLRFPCCGKCYPCDLCHEEQESHEMKYATRMVCGFCSKEQKR from the exons TGAGTGCCAATTCCTACATCCTGAAAAACCATTAAACTTACCAGGAGTTAATTTAACCGAGGTTAAAAAGCTTCATGATGTTCCAAAGCTTCTGGATCCATCCAATCAGGAGAAAAACTCAGGTTTGCAATCCTGTAGGTTCTTTAAGAGTAAGAGAGGATGCGCGTTTGGAAATAAATGCCGCTTTTTACATTTGGATTTAAAGGTATCCACTGAATCCGAGAAAATTGAGAAGGTTTCTGAACCCGATATAACTGATCAGGGTGAAGAGAAGGTTACAGATCAGCATAAAGAGTCCTCAGCACAAAGAGTTGTTTGTAAATTCTTCCCAAAAGAGAAGGGATGCTTAAGAGGCAACATGTGCCCCTTTGCACATGTGACTACTTCTATTGACAAGACCAATAGGAAACCTCTAGCTAGAAAAGTCTCTAGAAAGGCAGGCAATCTGTCAAGTAACAAAAAACCTCATTCGGGAAAGGACACACTTAAACCTTTCATGGCTGTCAAACAGATCACTGAACAGCCAGTAGAGTCATATATTGCGCGGCCAGATAATCAAAATGAAGTTATCAAGAATAAGGTCAAAGCTCAAATCCCATTGTTGCCCAATGAAGCTTTCATTGCTGAAGACAAGGGGATGGGTGTTTGTGAACAACCACATGATGAATGTAAGAGACTGAGATCAATTGAGATACAGCAACTTAAAAGACGATTCAAAGACAATTACTCTGAAATCACAGAGAATAGTTGTTACAAGATCAAAGTTAAACCAACAGATCCAGACTGG ATTTTTGCAGCATCTCTATCCAAGGAACAAGTTCTTTCTGAAGATGTTATCAG GTTTGTAACTCTAAAAATTCAACAATGGGCTGTGAAGCAAGAGCAAGCGAGTATTGATCAAGGACTTTTAAAGCTATACTTTAGACCATTTCTGCACTGGTTTGACAGGAACCTGGAATCTTTCATTGTGGATGCAGGAAGACAG GTGAAAGGAAGCTTTTCTTCAAGCAGCACAACTGAGTGTGAAGTAGCTGACAATCCTTCTCAAGACAGTCTATCAGCACCTGCATCAACACCAGACTCAGGGATGACATTGGAAAGTGTTCCTGTGCCTGAAGAAAGCTATGGCAATCAGTCAATTAATGGAGATAGAGATCACTTGAACAGAACTAAAAGTCAAGAACCCTctgaaaatatgaagaaaactgATACAGAGCATGGTGATATAAAGCAGGCCTTATTGTGTCACCAAATTGAAGCTAAAAAGTCCATTGGACATGAAGAAGAAAATTGTACTAATAGAACTTGTGACGCTAACATTGGATTTGGAATAATGCTGGAAAGCAAAAGCTTGAAGAAAACTGTTGACATGGACAATAAATGTCTAACTTCAAGCATGGAAGATATTAACCATGGACAAATGACAAACAATGGAACTGATCAAGACAAAGAGACAAGAATTACCAACGAAAAGGCCTCTGCTGTCAGGAGAGGAACAGAAATTCAGTTTAGAGGACTTGATCTAGAAGAGAATGTGAGCACCCTGATTGGAAATAGAATAGTTTTCACTTTAGAATGCAACAGGTGCAGGCAGAGGATTGACCAACAGTTGCATGGATCAGG ATCTGTTTGTAAGCAATGTATCAGATGTGCTTCAGTCTTTGCTGTCACCTACAGACCAGCTGTTATTCATCAGTTTTCTTCGATTTTAGGATATTTAGACTTGGATGG CTGTGTTCCATTTGATGTGGTTCTACCAGAGAGTGAATTGAAGATAGGTTGTTTAAACTGTTCTAAAGAAACAACAGTGAAG GGACTGCAGTATGGAGCCAACTGGAGCTGGTGTAGGCATTGCCATTCAAAGCTTGGATTCCGCATGCAGTCAACTCACTTTCAAGAATTACAGAATGATGCAACCCAAGCAG CCTCCCTTAAAAAAGGTAAAGATTCAAATACTTCCTCCAAGCCTAAAAGGCTAGCTCAGAACTCAGGAATCAAGGAGGGTCAGCCATTACCTGGTAATGGAACGTGTAAACACTACAAGAAAAGTTACAGGTGGCTCAG GTTTCCTTGTTGTGGAAAATGTTATCCATGTGACTTATGTCATGAAGAACAAGAAAGTCACGAAATGAAATATGCCACGCGGATGGTTTGTGGCTTTTGCTCCAAAGAACAA aaacGATGA
- the LOC131798804 gene encoding uncharacterized protein isoform X3, whose amino-acid sequence MMFQSFWIHPIRRKTQVSTESEKIEKVSEPDITDQGEEKVTDQHKESSAQRVVCKFFPKEKGCLRGNMCPFAHVTTSIDKTNRKPLARKVSRKAGNLSSNKKPHSGKDTLKPFMAVKQITEQPVESYIARPDNQNEVIKNKVKAQIPLLPNEAFIAEDKGMGVCEQPHDECKRLRSIEIQQLKRRFKDNYSEITENSCYKIKVKPTDPDWIFAASLSKEQVLSEDVIRFVTLKIQQWAVKQEQASIDQGLLKLYFRPFLHWFDRNLESFIVDAGRQVKGSFSSSSTTECEVADNPSQDSLSAPASTPDSGMTLESVPVPEESYGNQSINGDRDHLNRTKSQEPSENMKKTDTEHGDIKQALLCHQIEAKKSIGHEEENCTNRTCDANIGFGIMLESKSLKKTVDMDNKCLTSSMEDINHGQMTNNGTDQDKETRITNEKASAVRRGTEIQFRGLDLEENVSTLIGNRIVFTLECNRCRQRIDQQLHGSGSVCKQCIRCASVFAVTYRPAVIHQFSSILGYLDLDGCVPFDVVLPESELKIGCLNCSKETTVKGLQYGANWSWCRHCHSKLGFRMQSTHFQELQNDATQAASLKKGKDSNTSSKPKRLAQNSGIKEGQPLPGNGTCKHYKKSYRWLRFPCCGKCYPCDLCHEEQESHEMKYATRMVCGFCSKEQPYSQRPCNGCKSSVTKSRSTHWEGGKGCRDKLTMSRNDDQKYSQQGKTTSRKAQKRSETKGKGKGNKAK is encoded by the exons ATGATGTTCCAAAGCTTCTGGATCCATCCAATCAGGAGAAAAACTCAG GTATCCACTGAATCCGAGAAAATTGAGAAGGTTTCTGAACCCGATATAACTGATCAGGGTGAAGAGAAGGTTACAGATCAGCATAAAGAGTCCTCAGCACAAAGAGTTGTTTGTAAATTCTTCCCAAAAGAGAAGGGATGCTTAAGAGGCAACATGTGCCCCTTTGCACATGTGACTACTTCTATTGACAAGACCAATAGGAAACCTCTAGCTAGAAAAGTCTCTAGAAAGGCAGGCAATCTGTCAAGTAACAAAAAACCTCATTCGGGAAAGGACACACTTAAACCTTTCATGGCTGTCAAACAGATCACTGAACAGCCAGTAGAGTCATATATTGCGCGGCCAGATAATCAAAATGAAGTTATCAAGAATAAGGTCAAAGCTCAAATCCCATTGTTGCCCAATGAAGCTTTCATTGCTGAAGACAAGGGGATGGGTGTTTGTGAACAACCACATGATGAATGTAAGAGACTGAGATCAATTGAGATACAGCAACTTAAAAGACGATTCAAAGACAATTACTCTGAAATCACAGAGAATAGTTGTTACAAGATCAAAGTTAAACCAACAGATCCAGACTGG ATTTTTGCAGCATCTCTATCCAAGGAACAAGTTCTTTCTGAAGATGTTATCAG GTTTGTAACTCTAAAAATTCAACAATGGGCTGTGAAGCAAGAGCAAGCGAGTATTGATCAAGGACTTTTAAAGCTATACTTTAGACCATTTCTGCACTGGTTTGACAGGAACCTGGAATCTTTCATTGTGGATGCAGGAAGACAG GTGAAAGGAAGCTTTTCTTCAAGCAGCACAACTGAGTGTGAAGTAGCTGACAATCCTTCTCAAGACAGTCTATCAGCACCTGCATCAACACCAGACTCAGGGATGACATTGGAAAGTGTTCCTGTGCCTGAAGAAAGCTATGGCAATCAGTCAATTAATGGAGATAGAGATCACTTGAACAGAACTAAAAGTCAAGAACCCTctgaaaatatgaagaaaactgATACAGAGCATGGTGATATAAAGCAGGCCTTATTGTGTCACCAAATTGAAGCTAAAAAGTCCATTGGACATGAAGAAGAAAATTGTACTAATAGAACTTGTGACGCTAACATTGGATTTGGAATAATGCTGGAAAGCAAAAGCTTGAAGAAAACTGTTGACATGGACAATAAATGTCTAACTTCAAGCATGGAAGATATTAACCATGGACAAATGACAAACAATGGAACTGATCAAGACAAAGAGACAAGAATTACCAACGAAAAGGCCTCTGCTGTCAGGAGAGGAACAGAAATTCAGTTTAGAGGACTTGATCTAGAAGAGAATGTGAGCACCCTGATTGGAAATAGAATAGTTTTCACTTTAGAATGCAACAGGTGCAGGCAGAGGATTGACCAACAGTTGCATGGATCAGG ATCTGTTTGTAAGCAATGTATCAGATGTGCTTCAGTCTTTGCTGTCACCTACAGACCAGCTGTTATTCATCAGTTTTCTTCGATTTTAGGATATTTAGACTTGGATGG CTGTGTTCCATTTGATGTGGTTCTACCAGAGAGTGAATTGAAGATAGGTTGTTTAAACTGTTCTAAAGAAACAACAGTGAAG GGACTGCAGTATGGAGCCAACTGGAGCTGGTGTAGGCATTGCCATTCAAAGCTTGGATTCCGCATGCAGTCAACTCACTTTCAAGAATTACAGAATGATGCAACCCAAGCAG CCTCCCTTAAAAAAGGTAAAGATTCAAATACTTCCTCCAAGCCTAAAAGGCTAGCTCAGAACTCAGGAATCAAGGAGGGTCAGCCATTACCTGGTAATGGAACGTGTAAACACTACAAGAAAAGTTACAGGTGGCTCAG GTTTCCTTGTTGTGGAAAATGTTATCCATGTGACTTATGTCATGAAGAACAAGAAAGTCACGAAATGAAATATGCCACGCGGATGGTTTGTGGCTTTTGCTCCAAAGAACAA CCATACTCCCAGCGTCCTTGTAATGGCTGTAAATCGTCCGTGACCAAGTCACGTTCTACCCATTGGGAAGGGGGCAAAGGATGTCGTGACAAGCTCACTATGAGTAG aaacGATGACCAAAAATACAGTCAGCAGGGGAAAACAACGTCACGAAAGGCGCAGAAGCGGTCCGAAacgaaaggaaaaggaaagggAAACAAGGCGAAGTGA